The following DNA comes from Candidatus Poribacteria bacterium.
CCTGAAAAGAGGGGCTGGATCTACCGGCATCTGTAGGATCATCAAATAACACATTACCATAATGGTAATCGTCGTCATCGTCATCATCATCGTCGTCGTCATGGTCGTCATCGTCGTGGTCATCGTCGTCATCATCATCGTCGTCGCGATCTTGCGCCCTCTGGCTATACATGTTGGAACTCGGCTTTTGGGCTGTTGGGTAAATCACCACCCCATTGCTAGAGCCACTTAGACTAGAGTCAGTCGTTCCATTTTCACCGAAGTTATGCTGCTTCAATCCATCCTTTTCAAGACCTTCTGTATTACCGGTTTGCTTTAGATTTTCATCGCCAGAGGGATCCAAGTCAACATCGGAGGTCGAGGAGTTATGGAACTTGCCCTCCTCATTTTTATCCAAACGATTAGAGCCTTGGTGTTTGATTGCGCAACCTATCACTGTAAAAAACAGACATGTTGTAATACTTAGATATTTCTTTAATTTCGTGGACATCAGTTATTTCCTCCAATTAGTTGTTTTGCACTCTATCTGTAAAAGATCTACGAAAACGAAACATATTAGGACTTACGCAGCTGAACGTTCAAAGCCTCGTAGGGACAACCCTTGTGGTTGCCTTCAAACATTACCAAACCGTGAATCCACGATTTCGTAGGGACCGCAGATCTACGGTCCTTACATCCGTTCATTAAATTGCGATACTGCAAGCTGAAGTGCGTAACTCCTACATATTTAATCGGGTTCAGTTGTTCTTAGCACCTTCATTGATCCAGTCAATGATAAGTTGGATCTGAGCTGCTGGCAAAGGTGGCCCGTCAGGTGGCATTTCACCCTCAACAATTTGATCGACTAGTTCACTCTCTCTCGCATTGCTTGCAATGACGGTATCATCATCATTTCCTCCGGCAATTACGGCATCATACGTACGGAGATCTATACCGCCCGGTCCACCGGCAACATGGCACCCTGCGAAGGCGCATCGGTTCGTAAGGATAGGCAGGATATCGGCGTTAAACGAGGGACTTGGTCTACCGGCATCTACGGGATTATCAAATACGACGTCGAGAGCATTGGCAGAACGCCTATCGTTGCCATCATCGTCGTACTCATCATCGTCATTATCGTCGTCATATTCATTGTTATCGTGGTCATCGTCGTCGTATTCTTCACCACAGCCAACCAACCCAATCGAAATCAGCAATGTAATTAAAAATAGGATTTTAGCAATGTGTAATGGTTTCATCATTTGAAGCTCCTTTGAGAATTTGCTTAACATTTACTGTCAATTCGATTATACTAATTAGCAGCAGAAAGGGCGGCAGACAAAAAACACCCCTCTACGAGAAATCGGAGATGGGCATATCGAGTCAATTGTCACCTAGGAATTTGCTAACAATTGGCGTTGGGAGCGTTTCCTATGTGACTTTGGTTGCCTTTTCTGCTATTATACCGAACCATTTTGGATGCGGCTTTTTCAATAAAATCGAGATTTTGCTGCGTTTAACGTGATGATAGCAGGATAGCGGGTCAACCGCTATTGATTGCCGCCATCGGTATCCATTACGTACACCTTCCGATTCTCCTCACCCTCCCGGTAATACCCAAATACAATCTGTCGTCCACTGGGCACCTAATTTAACGTGAGTCGTGTCTGATTGCCCCATCCGAGTCCATTTTGTAGATTTTGGTGTGAAGCGGTTTGGCGGTTAAGCAAAGAATGGCTAGGAGGGGGATTACTACATATTCAAGTAATAACCTGAATATGTAATAATCCTCGACCGGAATGTAATTAAGGTCAAATGGATATGTGCGAGATTCCTCGAATTGATCTTCTCAATCTCCGATAATCAGAACTGGTTGTCAAGGCTGACAATCAGGTTGAATCCCGGCGCATTGATGCCGGAGCCGTGCTCGCGATACCGCTTATCAAGCAGATTTTCGAGGGCGAGGGTGAGTCGGTTGTATTGGGTCACCTGAAAACCGCCGCGCAGGTTAAGCGTTACCCAGCCCGGCGAACCTTCACCAATCGCTGCGCCGTTGGCATCAAACTCGACCTCACCTGTATCGCGAGTGGTTCCCGGAATCCGTGGGTCTCGAATATCACTCCGATTTAACCGTCTCTGCTCGGTAGCGGCACGGACGAAGAATTCTCCCCAGAATCGTTGGGCAGGCGGTTGCCAGCGAATACCGACCATGCCGTTGAGTGGTGGTTCACGACGAATCCGTTCCTCCCACGGCTTATCGGGATCAGGTGCTGCACCGTTGATGGTCAGTACCTTCCCACGTGTGAACATCGCGTTACCGTAGAGCGACAAACCGCTTTGAATCGGAATCGGAACCATTCCAGCAAGCTCAACGCCTTGGATCTGCACTTCATCCACATTATCAAATACATAGACATCAACGCCCGGATTGCTTTGCTGGATTTCCTGAATCAGTTCTGGCAGCGGTTGGTCTTTGTAAGCATCTTCGACGGGTACACGGGTGACCAGATCGCTGACGCGACCATGAAAAAGGGTCAGTGAACCGATAAGCCACGGATAGCGTGCCTTAAAGCCTCCCTCTGCTGTCCATCCTCTCTCCGATTTGAGATCGGGTGAAGGGGAGTCGATACCTTCATTGGTGACTTCAACAGCAGTTGTATCGTTCAAAGAAGGCGCGCGGAACGATGTAGCGAAATTGCCGACGACGTTCAATCCGTCGGTAACGCTTGCAACTAGCCCTGCGCTGTAGGTCAATGCGTTACCGGATTGGTTAAAATCATCAAACTGATCAGAGCGCACCGAGAGGTCCGCGTTTGTGTTGTAAAGGGTATATCGTCCACCAAGCGTCATTTCGAGGCGTTCGTGCAGTTCGATTTCGTCCTGAACGTAGAGGTTTGCGTCCCAGAACTGCGATCCGTCGATGAACCTGCCCTTTGTGTCGTCTACATTTTCAGCACCGGTCTTGATGTCGGTTTTGATCGTTTGACTTGAAACGGTATCGAAGTAGAATTCACCGCCTGCGACGACACGCTGCTTCGGCATTGACGAATTGACCGCCTGTGCACTAAGTCCCAATGTGTTGACGGTATCGAACCGCTCGCGCCGTTCCGTTGCATCGCGTAGGAGTTCATTTCGCCCCTCTTTCTGACGATGGAATGAGGTGGTGAATTGAATCTGATCTATCGCCAAGTTTTCCGGTTTGGAGAGATAGGTGGCGTAGAGCAGGTCTCGATCTTGCGGTTGAAAGAAAAACTCATCGTATTCACGGGGTGCAATCTTGTCATAGCGCGGGGTTTGCGGTTGTCGCCAGAGTTGGTATGCAAGGTTGACTGTACTGGTATCAGTGAGTTTGTAAGAGACTTTGGCGTCGCCGTCGTAGGCGTTCCAACCGAGTGGTCCTTCGGAATCAATCAACCATTGTTCGGGAACATCTTTGGGTGGTCCATCGGAGACTTCTACACCGGTTGGTTTGTCGGTGACGATTTCAAACTTGCGGTTCTTGTAGTGTAGATCGTAGCCGCTGCCCGGATTAATATTACCGAACCATCGTGCGGACGCACCGACCGAAAATCCGAGTTGCTTTTGGCTTCCGACCACCTCAAGCCGTCCGAGCCGCTCTGCACTTCCCGAAGCGAATCGAGTAAAGGCACGGGGCTGGATGTTCCAATTGTCTGTTGCGTTATCAAGAAGGGTGTCTTTAGTGAACATGCTGATGACACCGCCCATCGCGCCGCTGCCATATAGCATTGAACCGGCACCGCGCAGCACTTCAATCCGATCGAGGTTGTCCGGGCTAGTTGTTACCAGATATTGATTAGGGCCGGAGCGGAAGGTGGAGTTGTTGAGTCGAACACCATCAATTGCAAGAAAGGCTTGATAGCCGGTAAGCCCACGCAGCAAGGGTGAACCTTGACCAACCGTGGTTTGCTGTGCCCAGACACCCACTGTCTCGCGCAAGATTTGGGGAGTCGTTGGCGCATTCATGCGCTCAATCTGCTCCCGATCAATCACGGAGACCGCGTTCGGCGTTCGGAAAGTATCTTTTTCGACACGGGTTATGACAGTGACTTCCTCAAGTTCAACAATCGACGATTCTACCTCATCTTCTTGAGAATAAACGAGGTTGATACTAATAAGGAAAAGAGTCAAACATATCCATAGGTGGTTTTGTTTAGCTTTCATAGGGTCGCTCCTTTCTCCGCATGATTTGTGGATAATTGAATTTTTGAGACCATGTGTTGATGAAAAGGCAATTTTTGTGCCAAAGGGATTTAAGCTAGGGTGTGCGTCTATATGCGGATTCCTGATCGGTTTTTTCCGACGATAGGCTGCCTAGTGTTCAATTTCTGAACAGTTGTGTTTGCCTTTTGGACAGTTGTGTTTGCTATAGAAACACGGGTTGATTTGGGATGTAATAGCTAGGGCGATAAGTCGCTACTGATTTCCCCATGTTTCTGAAGAAATAATGGGTAATCCGTAATGCCTAAAAAAACGTGTCTACGATTTATTGCGATGCCAAATTAAGTTGACATACTCTCCACCTAGTGGCACAATAACTACAAAACCGTTCTTAGGCGAGCGAACGAAAGGTTGTAAAAATAATGAAGCGAGCAGATCGGCACAGGGTGCAAACCGCTATATGTAACTTGTTGTTGCTACCTCTTCTGATGATGGTAGGGTGCACGACATTGGTCCCCGATGACCCCAATATGCCATTGGAGAATTTCGATTCCGGTTCTCCTACCGAAAAAACTTGGCGGGTGGAACGGAAGCTCGTCAGTAACGAGGTCAACTGTATTGCGGCTGATTTACGCAATGTGTGGTTTGCAACACAAGCCGGTGTTTCGCGTTGGGATCGAGACCAAGACCAATGGTTCCATTATACGATGGAAGACGGTTTGTCGAACGATGCGGTCAACGCCGTTGCAATTGATGGGCAATGGGTTTGGTTCGCCACAGAGGAGGGGGTGAGCCGCTACGACACGGAGACGAACACCTTTGCAACGTACCGAACGATTGATGGATTGGCAAGTGATCAGGTATCGTCCATCGCGGTAGATGGGAACTACGTTTGGTTTGGGACATCTGACGGGTTAAACCGTTATGACAAAACCATCGACAGTTGGGCGGTGCGTACCCGCAAGGATGGGCTCGTCAGCAAGGTGATTACGACGGTCGCGGTCGAGCCAGAGTATGTGTGGGTCGGTACGGATAGGGAGATAAATCCGGATCCCCACGGCTGGGAGGATGACCCTCGGTTTAGCAAGGGTGGGGTGAGCCGCTACCATCGAGACACCGATTCTTGGAATAACTATAAAAAATCAGATGGCTTAATAGACAATGAAATTGCTACTATTGCGGTAGACGAGAATAGTGTTTGGTTCGGAACGCAGGATGAGGGTGTGAGTCAATACAATCAGGTTGAGCAAGCCTTCATTAAGACGTTTACCAAGAGCGATCTACTCAGAAGCAATATGATCTCTTGTATCCGTGCGGATGGGTTTCAGGTATGGTTTGGTACTGCGAATGCCGGCGTGCATCGTTTCATCAAGCCGGTCAACACTTGGGTGCATTACACCAAAGGGGACGGACTGGCAAGCAATCATGTCAGTTGGATTACGACACAAGGCAATGATGTCTGGTTTGCGAGCAAAGAGGATGGAGTGAGCCGCTTTGATAAGGTAACCGGTGAGTGGACGCTTTACAAACGAGCCGATTTTCTCACGGATAACGATGTCCGGGATATAACGCGTGATGCGGATGGTAACCTTTGGCTAGCGACCGTATCCGGAATTTCGATTTACCAACCCAAAACGCGCAGTTGGGAAATCATCTCCAAAGAGGATGGTCTTCCGAGCCCGTATGTTACGAAGATAGATGTTGCGTCTCCACTGCGTGAATCGGAACAAAGCGAACTAATCGAAATTTCGAGCGGCGGGATGACTGGTGCACAGGTCTGGATCGGTACAGATCGGGGCCTTGGCACACGATCATTCTCCGGCGGCGAATGGACGTTCTATTCTCCTCCCCGATCCGAGACGAAGGGAGAGGCTTTTGTGACGGCGATCGTTGCTGATGGGGATGTACTCTGGATCGGTACAAGTTTAGGTCCCGCCATGTATGACAGAACTTCTCAAGAGTGGACGCAGCTTGAGACACCGGGTGATCGCTCAAATGCGATTGTGTTATCCGTACTTGTCCGCGACGGAATGGTCTGGTTTGGTGGCGCGGCGGGTGTTTGGCGATATTCCATTGCGGATAAGAAGATGCATCATGCTGCTGAGGGACTTCCCGACACCTACGTCAATGCACTATTTTCCACAGAGGATATTCTTTGGGCGGGGACACGGCAAGGACTTGCGCGCTATGATGTTGGCCAGGAACGTTGGATGCCGATGTCGTTCAACGCACAATTGCCTGTTTCTAATGTTACCGCACTCGATTTCCGAGATGGGATCCTTTGGATCGGCACACCACAAGGTTTGGGAAGTTATACGATTGCTTCGGAGGCTTGGAGTCTTATCTCGGATGTACCGTATAGCATTCGAGACATCCTGTGTGATGCGGAACAAAGACTTTGGTTGGCGACGTCGGTCGGTCTTGTCGAATATCACCCCTCAGATGGCGACATCGTGCTGCATCAATCACGTCCGGTACGTGAGCCGTTTCTTGAAACGAAGGTTTCAAATATCAAA
Coding sequences within:
- a CDS encoding TonB-dependent receptor; this translates as MKAKQNHLWICLTLFLISINLVYSQEDEVESSIVELEEVTVITRVEKDTFRTPNAVSVIDREQIERMNAPTTPQILRETVGVWAQQTTVGQGSPLLRGLTGYQAFLAIDGVRLNNSTFRSGPNQYLVTTSPDNLDRIEVLRGAGSMLYGSGAMGGVISMFTKDTLLDNATDNWNIQPRAFTRFASGSAERLGRLEVVGSQKQLGFSVGASARWFGNINPGSGYDLHYKNRKFEIVTDKPTGVEVSDGPPKDVPEQWLIDSEGPLGWNAYDGDAKVSYKLTDTSTVNLAYQLWRQPQTPRYDKIAPREYDEFFFQPQDRDLLYATYLSKPENLAIDQIQFTTSFHRQKEGRNELLRDATERRERFDTVNTLGLSAQAVNSSMPKQRVVAGGEFYFDTVSSQTIKTDIKTGAENVDDTKGRFIDGSQFWDANLYVQDEIELHERLEMTLGGRYTLYNTNADLSVRSDQFDDFNQSGNALTYSAGLVASVTDGLNVVGNFATSFRAPSLNDTTAVEVTNEGIDSPSPDLKSERGWTAEGGFKARYPWLIGSLTLFHGRVSDLVTRVPVEDAYKDQPLPELIQEIQQSNPGVDVYVFDNVDEVQIQGVELAGMVPIPIQSGLSLYGNAMFTRGKVLTINGAAPDPDKPWEERIRREPPLNGMVGIRWQPPAQRFWGEFFVRAATEQRRLNRSDIRDPRIPGTTRDTGEVEFDANGAAIGEGSPGWVTLNLRGGFQVTQYNRLTLALENLLDKRYREHGSGINAPGFNLIVSLDNQF